The following proteins come from a genomic window of Finegoldia magna ATCC 29328:
- the sdaAB gene encoding L-serine ammonia-lyase, iron-sulfur-dependent subunit beta produces MGEYNIFDILGPVMIGPSSSHTAGACRIAKTALMIAGNKFKKVEFDLHGSFAKTYKGHGTDRALLAGVLGIEPDDIRLRDSFAIAKQRGIDYVFREADLGDVHPNTAKITFTYEDGTTMYIIGSSIGGGNIEIIDINGIAVQFTGSYPTILLKYVDVRGIIADISSNLARHGYNIEGMKTLKHDGIVTLIVELDKNIGEDLTENLLKDKRFLFTKYIQRN; encoded by the coding sequence ATGGGAGAATATAATATATTTGATATTTTGGGACCTGTAATGATTGGACCTTCTAGCTCTCACACTGCAGGCGCATGTAGAATTGCAAAGACTGCTCTTATGATTGCTGGAAATAAGTTCAAAAAAGTTGAGTTTGATCTTCACGGATCATTTGCAAAAACTTACAAGGGTCACGGTACTGACAGAGCTTTGTTAGCTGGTGTATTGGGGATTGAACCAGACGACATTAGACTTAGAGATTCATTTGCGATAGCTAAACAACGTGGAATCGACTATGTTTTCAGAGAAGCCGACTTGGGAGATGTGCATCCAAACACTGCGAAGATTACATTTACATACGAAGATGGAACAACGATGTACATCATAGGATCGTCAATCGGTGGAGGAAACATCGAGATTATTGACATCAATGGAATCGCTGTTCAATTTACAGGAAGCTATCCTACAATTTTATTGAAATACGTGGATGTAAGAGGAATTATTGCGGATATTTCATCTAATTTAGCTAGACATGGTTACAACATCGAAGGAATGAAGACATTGAAACACGACGGAATCGTAACTTTGATTGTTGAATTGGACAAAAATATCGGCGAAGATTTGACAGAAAATTTGTTAAAAGACAAGAGATTTCTTTTCACAAAATATATTCAACGAAATTAA
- the sdaAA gene encoding L-serine ammonia-lyase, iron-sulfur-dependent, subunit alpha codes for MFDTSLEIINTVKKDNRPFYEYVIEIENERTGKSEEFIRNELSHMLDVMEKSATDFLETPSVTNQHMIDGFAHKMHVYANENEPIVGHFNAEAMAMAFSTLEISAAMGKIVASPTAGSAGILPAALMSFKQRYNCTHEQLIDAMLVAIGVGQLLGKYATFSGADGGCQAETGSAAAMAAGAMIFLRGGSIEQVFHGASFAILHVLGLVCDPIAGLVEYPCTFRNAMGVTNAMISADMALAGITSIVPFEEVCQAMRKVGKTLPPSLRETGMGGVAGTKTGQDIRRKFLGSCNISDDYED; via the coding sequence ATGTTTGATACATCACTAGAAATAATCAATACCGTTAAAAAGGACAACAGACCTTTTTACGAATACGTTATAGAAATAGAAAATGAGAGAACTGGCAAATCAGAAGAATTCATCAGAAATGAATTGTCACACATGCTAGATGTTATGGAAAAATCTGCGACAGATTTCTTGGAAACACCTTCAGTGACTAACCAACATATGATCGACGGATTCGCACACAAAATGCACGTTTACGCAAATGAAAATGAACCAATAGTTGGACATTTTAATGCAGAAGCAATGGCGATGGCTTTTTCAACATTGGAAATCAGTGCAGCAATGGGCAAAATCGTAGCATCACCTACAGCAGGTTCAGCAGGAATATTGCCAGCGGCTCTTATGAGTTTTAAACAAAGATACAATTGCACACACGAACAACTTATCGATGCAATGTTAGTCGCAATCGGAGTTGGACAATTATTGGGAAAATACGCAACATTTTCCGGCGCTGACGGTGGTTGCCAAGCAGAAACAGGTTCTGCAGCAGCAATGGCAGCAGGGGCGATGATATTTTTAAGAGGAGGCTCCATTGAACAAGTATTCCACGGAGCATCATTTGCAATCCTACACGTATTGGGACTTGTATGCGACCCAATCGCAGGACTTGTAGAATATCCTTGCACATTTAGAAATGCAATGGGTGTTACAAATGCAATGATCAGTGCAGACATGGCATTAGCAGGAATCACAAGTATCGTTCCATTCGAAGAAGTGTGCCAAGCAATGAGAAAAGTTGGAAAAACTCTTCCACCATCATTGAGAGAAACAGGAATGGGCGGAGTTGCAGGAACAAAAACTGGACAAGATATCAGAAGAAAATTTTTGGGCTCATGCAACATCAGTGACGATTACGAAGATTAA
- a CDS encoding ECF transporter S component, which produces MKLTTKDLTKIGVFGALTIVLGLTPLGMIPIGPVRVTTLHIPTIVAALVAGPWVSLFVGLLFGLFSLVNNIIAPTILSFMFYNPLVSVLPRVLIAVVTYQVYKKLKDKNDVIRYGIPAICGSIMNTVGVLGMAFICHAKQIEAVMHIKAQYFLGGLVATNMPFEIVLSFVLAILIAKSVNKHK; this is translated from the coding sequence ATGAAATTAACTACTAAAGATTTGACAAAAATCGGTGTGTTTGGCGCTTTGACGATTGTTCTTGGGCTTACTCCTTTGGGTATGATTCCGATTGGACCTGTTAGGGTGACTACACTACATATTCCAACTATTGTTGCTGCTTTGGTTGCAGGTCCTTGGGTTAGTTTGTTCGTGGGATTGTTGTTCGGTTTGTTTTCATTGGTAAATAATATTATTGCGCCGACAATTCTTTCATTTATGTTTTATAATCCATTGGTTTCTGTTTTACCAAGAGTTTTGATAGCTGTGGTAACTTATCAAGTTTACAAGAAATTAAAAGACAAAAACGATGTGATTCGCTACGGAATTCCAGCGATTTGCGGAAGTATAATGAACACTGTTGGTGTTTTGGGAATGGCGTTTATTTGTCATGCAAAACAAATCGAAGCTGTTATGCATATCAAAGCACAATATTTTCTCGGAGGACTTGTCGCTACGAATATGCCTTTCGAAATTGTTTTATCGTTTGTGTTGGCAATTTTGATTGCAAAAAGTGTAAACAAGCACAAATAA
- the murA gene encoding UDP-N-acetylglucosamine 1-carboxyvinyltransferase has product MEVILEVIQVKKSLNLKGEVKIDGAKNSALPIIAASLLGTEPIILEDVPKLKDVSIILKVLEELGSKVTYLDKNKVEIDSSNVNNSVTPHELMNKMRASFLVMGPLLTRLGQTKTYLPGGCAIGSRPVDLHLKGFKALGAEIESTDEKIEAIAKDGLIGGEIYLDFPSVGATQNIMMAATMAKGETVIENAAKEPEIVDLASFLNKLGAKVRGAGTSTIRIVGVDKLHGARHTIIPDRIEAATFMVASAITRGDVTVKNCISSHIMPIIAKLREVGCEVIENEDEDSIRVIATGRLKGTKIKTLPYPGFPTDVQAQFMALMTVCKGQSSVEETVFENRFMHVEQLQKMGAAIATEGNEASIAGVDSLQGATVKSTDLRAGAALILAGLVADGTTNVTDIYHIDRGYDDIVSKFKKLGANIERIEIED; this is encoded by the coding sequence ATGGAGGTTATTTTGGAAGTTATACAAGTAAAAAAAAGTTTAAATTTAAAGGGCGAGGTCAAGATTGACGGCGCCAAAAACTCAGCACTTCCTATTATAGCAGCATCTCTTTTAGGAACTGAGCCTATAATTTTAGAAGATGTTCCAAAGTTAAAGGATGTTTCAATTATATTGAAAGTTTTAGAAGAATTGGGATCAAAAGTAACTTATTTGGACAAGAATAAGGTTGAGATAGATAGTAGCAATGTCAATAATTCTGTGACTCCACACGAATTGATGAACAAGATGAGGGCATCATTTTTGGTGATGGGACCTTTGTTGACTAGACTTGGTCAAACAAAAACATACTTGCCAGGCGGATGTGCGATTGGTTCGAGACCTGTGGATTTGCATTTAAAAGGATTCAAGGCATTGGGTGCTGAGATCGAATCGACAGATGAAAAGATTGAAGCTATCGCAAAAGATGGTTTGATTGGCGGGGAAATTTATTTGGATTTTCCTAGTGTTGGTGCGACTCAAAATATTATGATGGCAGCGACGATGGCAAAAGGCGAAACTGTTATCGAAAATGCTGCGAAGGAACCAGAAATTGTTGATTTGGCAAGTTTCTTGAACAAATTGGGAGCGAAGGTTCGTGGCGCTGGTACTTCTACGATTAGAATTGTCGGCGTTGACAAATTACACGGTGCAAGACACACGATTATTCCGGATAGAATTGAGGCTGCAACTTTCATGGTGGCAAGTGCGATTACTCGTGGTGATGTTACTGTGAAAAATTGTATTTCATCTCATATTATGCCGATTATCGCAAAGCTTCGTGAAGTTGGTTGTGAGGTTATCGAAAACGAGGACGAAGATTCTATCAGAGTTATCGCAACTGGAAGATTAAAAGGAACGAAGATTAAAACTTTGCCATATCCTGGTTTTCCTACAGATGTGCAAGCGCAATTTATGGCGTTGATGACTGTGTGCAAGGGACAAAGCAGCGTAGAAGAAACTGTTTTTGAAAATAGATTTATGCACGTGGAACAACTTCAAAAAATGGGCGCTGCTATTGCGACTGAAGGAAATGAAGCGAGCATTGCAGGAGTCGATTCTCTTCAAGGTGCTACTGTAAAATCCACTGATTTAAGAGCCGGAGCGGCTTTGATTTTGGCAGGCCTTGTAGCAGATGGCACTACAAATGTTACAGATATTTATCACATTGACAGAGGATACGACGATATTGTTTCCAAATTCAAAAAGTTGGGCGCAAATATCGAAAGAATTGAAATCGAAGATTAA
- a CDS encoding cell wall-binding repeat-containing protein — translation MKKILGVILTASMVMSSFTPVLAEEQNKINVDTIKGVDRYKTSAKISQQTFPNHIKTVVLASGENFADSLVAGSLANKENAPVLLTQKEKLPQVIKDEITRLKPEEVIIVGGEKSVNIKGLKNVKRLAGKDRFETSVEVYKHVNPNGKVALASGLNFADALCATPLSTKENLPIILTDGHNLPKGITKDKVALIFGGEKSVNIKGLENARRLAGADRYETALIIAKEFGNLEKFVLADGRNYPDALSVGPLAHKNNQPILLTDPSHTDFIKQIVRDNNTKEITVVGGEQSISKAQIERIKSVGVIEDKKPDTPSVTPTPNIPSTPNIPNKPEEKPEEKPGEQKPEEKPEDKPEEKPGDKPEDKPEDKPGDKPEEKPEEKPEDIAKEKALKEAKEKAVEELKNNGITSEKYIEQINKAKTVEGVNALKDEIIKAHKKSEEEKPEYVDIEDAKLLKVLNKNLDVNRPDDKPITKQEMESLKEVSIFLDKKTNKPIFTKESKNTYSILGKAKNLSKTKDFKFSVTRGMKSLKGIEYATNLEKLKVNENEISDLTPLKDLKNLKYLELQRNRIVDVSPLANLKNLEFLKLYNNIIENVEPLKDLTNLTGLDLHNNVKVKKEGEKRINYDGITDISSLKNLTKLTFFDVSANRIENVDIILGMEKINSLDVSDNKIKDYSKLINYILPRFMKQQEGEGSIGFHGQNVEQKKSVTVDKNKVSFVSEYKGLGNLFNEFGKAFEMEDVSEVVNVTTNVEGVTATFDVKNDKINLEVTDEFLKSNDGKTVNVNLKIKFAGAYGWNLNDVNLQVKKPAEKPTPEEEKIAIIQNNTNAKLPAKDAIAKIRVIGQIKNIPIGKFIVKLVDEKGKESYPEIEVTGKVSSDVRVINIKVPENTTDKEKTYEIFVSSTGKKENFKKADFTLTQEKSSGTPEVEKTFKIDSRNTDIVITVNGEEKSQAKKGDIVIVKAKHGKEISMFYVSGLNEGGDPMKVNFKQVGDSYQFIMPESDCTLNIETKDKEVLKENIQMLKLTTPKKVSKDSSTATVQVMGDLSGIANDKFVVKLVDNDGNETFPKVNVSGDVNKTKRTVSFEIPKNTTTKEKEYTVYVSSTGSKTDFAKATVKIAQEKSDTEEQIPEGIKALELETPGKSEKLDAAGGKVVLKVMGNFKKVSDDKFVVRLIDAKRNETFPQVTVSGTGASRTLEFEAPKNEEPTEKSYKVSVNSTGSHTKFFNDSVELKQKAAENTKTTIEKINVLTPILKNEQEKLKANIIGENVNPDNLRVSFYRLVNGKFVKDPTIKSTFEKSGKFEQIVADSIALTKGNEEDVYKILVRDNDDLEKSYEAYFRVKYTEDKATYEEILPSYAHASKDGKIIEVGFDEEIEEIFDGSMKAGISIDKNADGNYEKLGNQDTIELSDKKFVVTLKKPLDVKGLGTKKGRIKIDQGVFRKKGTESLNRDVDYIINIGKPIVRQSTIQGNKVITNNDTKVTIKVNGMNLSENAKVKAVMQTKLSKEGKQPEVKGKISGTGDEQTITFELPENKSDRTVSYEILYKQEQYGKFEKLPGNNPKSRANSIVISLLADGVDENAATLAFMKIQTYGATSTDKGQVPDITYGVTPTIQESKKTFTHVYGTNLEAKKTRVRIFDEKGVEWYIVNQPSLGAAAFKMVVPALIGIDGDGNYQTMEIIGPGSLIGDHTFTYKVAVDGKNYDDNVVVRAKILASGKTDAGKFDLDKQETTLKINYVDKDGNKIKEPTIKKSYSFFEECAAGIYPDVIERYAPIKIVRKSDGKEINIQGVDYRDYRNLQTLLGVNKIGENPEYTIVYYEAITVKKPFKMPKEYAKFYQDLFNKYSKFDKKYVNLTDEANAKFDANHKPKVDQNFTIEDMKMLKKFVVTDKNIDEKMIRPLDYADNLEEFSVMLNSKDLKRNVTNFDFIKDLKNLKKFIYLNQDENFKKNENLEKLNLNYNKKLEYVDINHSNLKSLNFVKNLNLSTLVVRDSELSDISQIKNMDKLERLELTNNKISNLKGIFDNKNKLVTLYLGGNPISDISEISKLNSLQALLVENTKIKNIKSIENMTNIHRLYVNKNDLDANYFESIKKMNGLNTISLGKINMEQYNWVKDFSIREEVKAKFGEDTARVIDFENLEINIEVNKENIKNNKITIDNPLSNWNNEPITGEDANDIEFKDSKLIVDYDGNSEKLTKKYTIYEENYDHTFGDYDQPAAISGKITLNITIK, via the coding sequence ATGAAAAAAATCTTAGGAGTAATTCTTACAGCGAGCATGGTAATGAGCTCATTCACACCAGTTCTCGCAGAAGAACAAAACAAAATCAATGTTGACACAATTAAAGGCGTTGACCGATACAAAACATCAGCAAAAATCAGCCAACAAACATTCCCGAATCATATAAAAACAGTTGTACTTGCTAGTGGAGAAAATTTTGCAGATAGTTTGGTTGCAGGAAGCCTTGCAAACAAGGAAAACGCACCGGTATTATTGACACAAAAAGAAAAACTTCCACAAGTCATTAAAGACGAGATTACAAGACTGAAACCAGAAGAAGTAATCATAGTAGGTGGAGAAAAATCTGTAAATATTAAAGGCCTTAAAAATGTTAAAAGATTAGCAGGAAAAGACAGATTTGAAACATCAGTTGAAGTGTACAAACACGTAAATCCCAATGGAAAAGTTGCACTTGCAAGTGGATTGAACTTTGCAGATGCATTGTGTGCAACACCACTTTCCACAAAAGAAAATTTGCCAATTATTTTGACAGATGGACATAATTTACCAAAAGGAATCACAAAGGACAAGGTCGCCTTAATTTTTGGTGGAGAAAAATCAGTAAACATAAAAGGCTTAGAAAATGCGAGAAGATTAGCAGGAGCTGACAGATACGAAACAGCCTTGATAATAGCAAAAGAATTCGGAAATCTTGAAAAATTCGTATTAGCAGACGGAAGAAACTATCCAGACGCATTGTCAGTAGGCCCATTGGCACACAAAAATAATCAACCAATATTGTTGACAGATCCTAGCCACACAGATTTTATCAAACAAATTGTTAGAGATAATAACACAAAAGAAATCACGGTAGTAGGTGGCGAACAATCAATATCAAAGGCACAAATTGAGAGAATCAAAAGTGTCGGAGTAATTGAAGATAAAAAACCAGACACACCTTCAGTCACACCAACACCAAATATTCCATCAACACCAAACATACCAAATAAACCGGAAGAAAAACCCGAAGAAAAGCCAGGTGAACAAAAGCCGGAAGAAAAACCCGAAGATAAACCAGAGGAAAAACCAGGCGACAAGCCAGAAGACAAACCAGAAGACAAACCTGGCGATAAACCAGAAGAGAAACCAGAAGAAAAGCCGGAAGATATTGCAAAAGAAAAAGCCTTAAAAGAAGCAAAAGAAAAAGCCGTTGAAGAATTAAAAAACAATGGAATAACATCAGAAAAATACATTGAGCAAATCAACAAAGCCAAAACAGTTGAAGGCGTAAATGCATTAAAAGATGAAATCATAAAAGCACATAAGAAGAGCGAAGAAGAAAAGCCAGAATATGTAGACATTGAAGATGCTAAGTTATTGAAAGTTTTGAACAAAAACTTAGATGTTAACAGACCTGACGACAAACCAATCACAAAACAAGAAATGGAATCTTTGAAAGAAGTATCCATATTCTTAGACAAGAAGACTAATAAGCCAATATTTACAAAAGAATCCAAAAACACATATTCAATACTAGGAAAAGCCAAGAATTTATCCAAAACAAAAGATTTCAAATTCTCTGTAACTAGAGGAATGAAGAGCTTAAAAGGAATTGAATATGCTACAAATTTGGAAAAATTAAAAGTAAATGAAAATGAGATTTCAGATCTTACACCATTAAAAGACTTGAAAAACTTGAAATATTTGGAACTTCAAAGAAACAGAATTGTAGATGTATCACCATTAGCAAACCTTAAAAATTTAGAGTTCTTAAAATTGTACAACAATATAATTGAAAATGTTGAACCGCTAAAAGATTTGACAAACTTAACTGGATTGGATCTTCACAATAACGTAAAAGTTAAAAAAGAAGGAGAAAAGAGAATAAACTACGATGGAATCACTGATATTTCTTCTCTTAAGAACTTGACTAAGTTGACATTTTTTGACGTGTCTGCAAACAGAATCGAAAATGTAGATATAATACTTGGAATGGAAAAAATAAATAGTCTAGATGTTTCAGATAACAAAATCAAGGATTATTCCAAATTAATCAACTATATTTTACCGAGATTTATGAAACAACAAGAAGGAGAAGGAAGTATAGGATTCCACGGTCAAAATGTAGAACAAAAAAAATCAGTTACTGTTGACAAAAATAAAGTTTCATTTGTATCTGAATACAAAGGGCTTGGAAATTTATTTAATGAATTTGGCAAAGCTTTTGAAATGGAAGATGTTTCTGAGGTTGTAAATGTAACAACTAATGTAGAAGGAGTAACAGCTACTTTTGATGTAAAAAACGATAAGATTAATCTAGAAGTTACAGATGAATTTTTGAAATCAAATGACGGAAAAACTGTGAATGTTAATTTGAAAATTAAATTTGCAGGAGCTTACGGATGGAACTTGAATGACGTAAATTTACAAGTTAAGAAACCAGCAGAGAAGCCAACACCTGAAGAAGAAAAAATAGCGATTATTCAAAACAATACGAACGCAAAACTTCCAGCAAAAGATGCTATTGCTAAGATTAGGGTTATTGGTCAAATCAAAAATATTCCTATTGGTAAATTCATAGTAAAATTGGTTGATGAAAAAGGAAAAGAAAGCTATCCTGAAATTGAAGTTACTGGTAAGGTATCAAGTGATGTCAGAGTTATAAATATCAAAGTTCCAGAAAATACTACTGACAAGGAAAAAACATACGAGATTTTTGTATCATCAACTGGAAAGAAGGAAAATTTCAAAAAAGCGGACTTTACTTTAACTCAAGAAAAATCATCAGGAACACCAGAAGTTGAAAAAACATTCAAGATTGATTCAAGAAACACTGATATTGTAATAACTGTAAATGGCGAAGAAAAATCACAAGCTAAAAAAGGCGACATTGTTATTGTAAAAGCAAAGCATGGAAAAGAAATATCGATGTTTTATGTAAGTGGATTGAATGAAGGTGGAGATCCAATGAAGGTCAACTTCAAACAAGTCGGAGATTCTTACCAATTCATAATGCCAGAAAGTGATTGTACTTTGAATATCGAAACAAAGGACAAGGAAGTTTTAAAAGAAAATATACAAATGTTAAAACTAACAACTCCAAAAAAAGTATCAAAAGATTCATCTACTGCTACAGTTCAAGTAATGGGTGATTTGAGTGGTATTGCAAATGACAAATTTGTAGTAAAACTTGTTGATAACGATGGAAATGAAACATTCCCTAAGGTAAATGTATCAGGTGACGTAAACAAGACTAAGAGAACTGTTTCATTTGAAATTCCTAAAAATACAACAACAAAAGAAAAAGAATACACAGTTTATGTGTCATCCACAGGATCTAAAACTGATTTTGCAAAAGCAACTGTAAAAATAGCACAGGAAAAATCAGATACAGAAGAACAAATTCCAGAAGGAATAAAGGCTTTAGAATTAGAAACTCCAGGAAAATCAGAAAAACTAGATGCAGCTGGTGGAAAAGTTGTTCTAAAAGTAATGGGTAATTTTAAAAAAGTTTCCGATGACAAATTCGTAGTTAGATTGATTGATGCAAAAAGAAACGAAACTTTCCCACAAGTTACAGTCAGTGGAACTGGTGCAAGTAGAACATTGGAATTTGAAGCACCTAAAAATGAAGAACCAACAGAAAAATCTTACAAAGTTTCTGTAAATTCAACAGGCTCGCATACAAAATTCTTCAATGATTCAGTAGAATTAAAACAAAAGGCGGCTGAAAATACAAAAACAACTATTGAAAAAATCAATGTTCTTACACCAATACTAAAAAATGAACAAGAAAAATTAAAAGCCAATATAATTGGTGAAAATGTAAATCCTGATAATTTGAGAGTTTCATTCTACAGACTTGTGAACGGAAAATTTGTAAAAGATCCAACGATAAAGTCAACTTTTGAAAAGTCGGGTAAATTCGAGCAAATTGTTGCAGATAGCATAGCCTTAACAAAAGGCAACGAAGAAGATGTATACAAAATTTTGGTGAGAGATAACGATGATTTGGAGAAATCGTATGAAGCATATTTCAGAGTAAAATACACTGAAGACAAAGCAACTTATGAAGAAATTCTTCCAAGTTATGCTCACGCGTCAAAAGATGGCAAGATAATAGAAGTTGGTTTTGATGAAGAAATCGAAGAAATATTTGATGGAAGCATGAAAGCTGGAATTAGCATCGATAAAAACGCTGATGGAAATTACGAAAAGTTAGGAAACCAAGATACTATTGAGTTGTCAGACAAGAAATTCGTAGTTACACTTAAAAAGCCACTAGATGTAAAAGGTCTTGGAACTAAAAAGGGCAGAATAAAAATAGATCAAGGCGTATTTAGGAAAAAAGGCACTGAAAGCTTGAACAGAGATGTTGATTATATTATCAATATAGGAAAGCCAATCGTTCGTCAATCTACAATCCAAGGCAACAAGGTCATCACAAACAATGATACAAAAGTCACTATTAAAGTGAACGGAATGAATTTGTCAGAAAATGCAAAAGTAAAAGCTGTTATGCAAACAAAACTTTCAAAAGAAGGGAAACAACCTGAAGTTAAAGGGAAAATTTCAGGAACTGGCGATGAACAAACTATAACATTCGAACTTCCAGAAAATAAATCAGATAGAACTGTATCATACGAAATCTTGTACAAACAAGAGCAATATGGAAAATTCGAAAAATTACCTGGAAATAATCCAAAATCCAGAGCAAATTCAATAGTGATTTCGTTATTAGCTGATGGTGTAGATGAGAATGCAGCTACTCTTGCATTTATGAAAATTCAAACTTATGGGGCAACTTCTACAGATAAAGGACAAGTTCCAGATATAACTTACGGAGTGACACCTACAATTCAAGAATCCAAGAAGACATTTACTCACGTTTATGGAACAAACTTAGAAGCTAAGAAAACTAGAGTTAGAATTTTCGATGAAAAAGGAGTTGAATGGTACATCGTAAATCAACCTTCATTAGGAGCTGCAGCATTTAAGATGGTAGTTCCTGCATTGATTGGAATTGATGGCGATGGAAATTATCAAACTATGGAAATAATTGGACCAGGAAGTTTGATTGGAGATCACACATTCACATACAAAGTTGCAGTAGATGGTAAAAACTACGATGATAATGTTGTTGTACGTGCAAAAATTTTGGCTTCTGGAAAAACTGATGCCGGAAAATTTGATTTGGATAAACAAGAAACTACATTGAAGATAAATTACGTAGATAAAGACGGCAATAAAATAAAAGAACCTACAATAAAAAAATCATACAGTTTCTTCGAAGAATGTGCAGCTGGAATCTATCCAGATGTTATCGAACGCTATGCACCTATCAAAATTGTTCGTAAATCAGACGGAAAAGAAATAAATATACAAGGCGTAGACTATAGAGACTACAGAAATCTTCAAACATTACTAGGAGTAAATAAAATTGGTGAAAATCCAGAGTACACTATAGTTTATTATGAAGCGATAACAGTGAAAAAACCATTTAAAATGCCGAAAGAATATGCGAAATTTTATCAAGATTTATTTAATAAATACAGTAAATTCGACAAAAAATATGTTAATTTAACGGACGAAGCAAATGCTAAGTTTGATGCCAACCATAAACCTAAAGTTGATCAAAACTTCACTATTGAAGATATGAAAATGTTAAAAAAATTTGTCGTTACAGATAAGAATATCGATGAAAAAATGATTAGACCATTAGATTATGCTGACAACCTAGAAGAATTTTCCGTTATGTTAAACTCCAAGGATTTAAAAAGAAATGTCACTAATTTTGATTTTATAAAAGATTTAAAAAACTTGAAAAAATTCATATACTTGAATCAAGATGAAAATTTCAAAAAAAATGAGAATTTGGAGAAATTAAACCTTAATTATAATAAAAAATTAGAGTATGTTGACATTAATCATTCTAATTTAAAAAGCTTGAATTTCGTAAAAAACTTGAACTTATCTACTTTAGTTGTTAGAGATAGTGAATTATCAGATATTTCTCAAATAAAAAACATGGATAAATTAGAAAGACTAGAACTTACAAACAACAAGATATCAAATTTAAAAGGCATTTTTGATAACAAAAATAAGTTAGTAACTCTTTATTTAGGTGGTAATCCTATAAGTGATATATCCGAAATATCTAAACTTAACTCGCTACAAGCTCTTTTAGTTGAAAACACTAAGATTAAAAATATTAAATCAATAGAAAACATGACTAATATTCACAGACTATATGTTAATAAAAATGATTTGGATGCTAATTATTTTGAATCTATAAAGAAAATGAACGGATTAAACACTATTAGTCTTGGAAAAATTAACATGGAACAATATAACTGGGTAAAAGATTTTTCTATAAGAGAAGAAGTTAAGGCTAAATTTGGCGAAGACACAGCAAGAGTAATTGATTTTGAAAATTTAGAGATTAATATTGAAGTAAACAAAGAAAATATTAAGAATAACAAAATAACAATAGACAATCCACTATCAAATTGGAATAATGAACCTATTACTGGTGAAGATGCTAATGATATCGAGTTTAAAGATTCAAAATTAATCGTGGATTATGATGGAAATTCTGAAAAGTTGACAAAAAAATACACCATTTATGAAGAAAATTATGATCATACTTTTGGTGATTATGATCAGCCAGCAGCAATATCAGGTAAAATAACATTGAACATAACAATAAAGTAA